In Galactobacillus timonensis, the genomic window TGCGGTTGTGCCGGTGGCCAGCATTGGCGTAGATACCGGCGCGCCGTCAACCGTCAGATTTACTTTCTTCAGCATTGTAGACCAATTACCCCTTAGCAGTCGGCACCGGAACTTCGTTGAACCATGCATCATATCCTGCGGATCCAGCGGCGCACTTCGCCTTTACGATATTAGCTTTCAGCGTTTTGTCGTAGATTGTTCCTGCGGTGATATCAATGGAATCCGTCTGCGGCTCGCGGCTGCCCTGCGTCGTTTTTCCGGATACTTCCGGGCGTGCGGCAACGCAGTTATACATGACGTGGCGGGTAGAGCTTACGTCGCCTGCAAACTCAAACAGCAACGCAAAATGTGTTGTAAGCGCATCGGCGCTCTCAACGACCATGCCGTTTCCGTCGGTGATTGCGCCGAGTACGTCAGTCTCGAAATCCGCCGGGATCTGAGCACACTCCAGCGTTCCACT contains:
- a CDS encoding major tail protein; amino-acid sequence: MTETKNRVKYGLSNVHYAVATIAEDGSATYGTEKPWPGAVSLSMKAEGDSQVFYADNIKYYVSYANDGYSGTLECAQIPADFETDVLGAITDGNGMVVESADALTTHFALLFEFAGDVSSTRHVMYNCVAARPEVSGKTTQGSREPQTDSIDITAGTIYDKTLKANIVKAKCAAGSAGYDAWFNEVPVPTAKG